The following is a genomic window from Candidatus Margulisiibacteriota bacterium.
GGCGCAACTACCGACCTTGCATGCGCCTACGCTGCCGCTAACATCATCGAATCCGCCCTTATTTTTGGTAATAAAAGATGTATCACACATCGGACAATCCCCATCTCCGATTGTAATCGCTGGAGTGCAGCACATTTTCTCCTTGTTATAGGCACACTCTGTAACTTCGCAATCCGTAATGCATACCAATTTGTTTTTCATTATTTTACCTCCACTTTTTTCTGAAAGAGTTTAATGAACGTTGATAAAATTTTTAAAGGCAACAAGTTTAATCTACTTTTACTTCAATTTCTTTACCCTTGGCTTCTTCTTTTTTCGGTAAATTAATTGATAAAATTCCATTTTTCAGATTAGCTTGAATTTTGTTTTCTTCAACAGAAGATGGGAGGCTGATTTCTTTGTAAAAACTTCCTTGATATCTTTCCCTTGCTATATAGCCCTTCTTTTTCTCTTCTTTTTTTCCCTCTTTTTTTGCAGAAATTTTTAAAATTCCTTTTTCAACACTAACCTTAACGTCATTTTTTTCCATACCGGGCAAGTCTGTTTCAACATAAATATTGTCTTCGTCTTCCCACATATCAATAGATGGCGCGAATAGTTCCTTTGCTGGTCTTAAACCATATACACTTGACCATACTGGTCCCAGAGCCCTTTCGAAATTGTCCTCCAGAACGTCCATCAAACTTGAAGATTTTGGAAACGGGACTAATGCCATAATTACCTCCTCCTTTCATTTAATTTTTTGGCTGGTCAGATTTTCTATCAAATCAATAGAGGTTGAAATGTCTATTTTCCTTTTTTAACTGATATTTTTCCTCAAGATATTTTTTAGGCAGCAGCAGAGGTTATTTATAATTCAATCATTAAACCTGTGCGCACCTTATGATAGGACGTGAAATCTTTAGTCGTTCCATAAGCTAA
Proteins encoded in this region:
- a CDS encoding DUF1540 domain-containing protein, with product MKNKLVCITDCEVTECAYNKEKMCCTPAITIGDGDCPMCDTSFITKNKGGFDDVSGSVGACKVGSCAYNSAFECIAPGIHVQMHKKHAECGTYMAR
- a CDS encoding Hsp20/alpha crystallin family protein — translated: MALVPFPKSSSLMDVLEDNFERALGPVWSSVYGLRPAKELFAPSIDMWEDEDNIYVETDLPGMEKNDVKVSVEKGILKISAKKEGKKEEKKKGYIARERYQGSFYKEISLPSSVEENKIQANLKNGILSINLPKKEEAKGKEIEVKVD